One Nerophis lumbriciformis linkage group LG19, RoL_Nlum_v2.1, whole genome shotgun sequence DNA segment encodes these proteins:
- the LOC133619062 gene encoding forkhead box protein Q1-like has product MKLGVLCGKMDEMFKAPEGGTLSPLPADEELGSDGDFAAHSPAASGTSKPYTRRPKPPFSYIALIAMAIRDSPSGRLTLAQINAYLMNKFPFFRGGYTGWRNSVRHNLSLNDCFHKVLRDPSRPWGKDNFWMLNPNSEYTFADGVFRRRRKRLNIRLSKQQQREGSEDRASSPKKFTSSFTIDSILSKPFSKHDFPRVDHYSGVMMTMHYFHSPAASLLHVKPTYHMDPGTAHAPMCGLLLQTL; this is encoded by the coding sequence atgaagCTTGGAGTTTTGTGTGGGAAAATGGATGAGATGTTCAAAGCTCCGGAGGGAGGGACGTTGTCGCCTCTCCCCGCCGATGAGGAGCTGGGCTCGGATGGAGACTTCGCGGCGCACAGCCCTGCTGCGAGCGGGACATCCAAGCCGTACACCAGGAGACCCAAACCGCCCTTCTCCTACATCGCCCTCATCGCCATGGCCATCCGGGACTCCCCGTCCGGCCGCCTCACTTTAGCCCAAATCAACGCGTATCTCATGAACAAGTTCCCCTTCTTCCGGGGCGGCTACACCGGCTGGAGGAACTCGGTGCGCCACAACCTGTCCCTCAACGACTGCTTCCACAAGGTGCTGCGCGACCCTTCCCGGCCGTGGGGGAAGGACAATTTCTGGATGCTCAACCCCAACAGCGAGTACACGTTCGCGGACGGCGTGTTCCGGCGCCGGCGGAAGCGCCTCAACATCCGCTTGAGTAAACAGCAGCAGCGGGAAGGCTCGGAGGACCGCGCAAGCTCGCCTAAGAAGTTCACCAGCTCCTTCACGATAGACAGCATCCTCAGCAAGCCCTTCTCCAAACACGATTTCCCACGCGTGGATCACTACAGCGGCGTGATGATGACGATGCACTATTTCCATTCACCTGCTGCCTCTTTGCTGCACGTCAAGCCGACGTATCACATGGACCCCGGGACTGCGCATGCGCCGATGTGTGGGCTCCTTTTACAAACTTTGTGA
- the LOC133619061 gene encoding forkhead box protein F2-like: MASKSPHLDPNVARSMPAAQVSMAAGAQDGKSKRGNSGLRRPEKPPYSYIALIVMAIQSSPSKRLTLSEIYQFLQARFTFFRGSYQGWKNSVRHNLSLNECFIKLPKGLGRPGKGHYWTIDPGSEFMFEEGSFRRRPRGFRRKCQTLKPMYRMMNGIGFGANFDFQAASGAPLVCHNGYNLDFNAGGFEGHHASPAGSSSSYMAACQVAPGADYCGPDSGGSSLQSSPAMVGPLDCQSPYGTAASHWSSPAVPAAYIKQQTLPSNGSTGAHGMASYSLDQSYLHHTGRDSSDMPAGLSRYPSHSSPVCDRKDFVLSLNGMSSLHSGSGGAYYHHHHHHHQLHHHQSAYQDVKPCVI, translated from the exons ATGGCGAGCAAAAGCCCCCATTTGGATCCGAACGTTGCGCGTTCCATGCCGGCCGCGCAAGTGTCGATGGCGGCCGGTGCGCAAGATGGCAAAAGCAAGAGGGGGAACTCCGGCTTGAGACGCCCGGAAAAGCCTCCGTACTCCTACATCGCCCTCATCGTCATGGCCATCCAGAGCTCGCCGAGCAAGAGACTCACGCTGAGTGAGATCTACCAGTTCCTGCAGGCGCGCTTCACCTTCTTCCGGGGGTCTTACCAGGGATGGAAGAACTCCGTCAGACACAACCTGTCCCTCAACGAGTGTTTCATCAAACTCCCCAAGGGCCTCGGCAGACCCGGCAAGGGCCACTACTGGACCATCGACCCGGGAAGCGAGTTCATGTTCGAGGAGGGATCCTTTCGACGCAGACCCCGCGGCTTCCGCAGGAAATGCCAGACGCTGAAGCCCATGTACCGGATGATGAACGGCATCGGGTTTGGGGCCAACTTCGACTTCCAGGCGGCGTCGGGGGCCCCGTTAGTGTGTCATAACGGCTACAACCTGGACTTTAACGCGGGGGGCTTCGAGGGGCATCACGCGTCCCCTGCGGGCTCCAGCTCCTCGTACATGGCTGCGTGCCAGGTGGCCCCCGGCGCGGACTACTGCGGCCCGGACAGCGGGGGGAGCTCCTTGCAGTCCTCCCCGGCCATGGTGGGGCCTCTGGACTGTCAGAGCCCGTATGGCACCGCGGCCTCGCACTGGAGCTCACCTGCCGTGCCCGCAGCCTACATCAAGCAGCAGACTCTGCCATCGAACGGCAGCACCGGCGCGCACGGGATGGCGTCTTATTCCCTGGATCAAAGCTACCTGCACCACACCGGGCGAGATTCCAGCGACATGCCAG CTGGATTGTCTCGGTACCCCAGCCACTCCTCCCCAGTGTGCGACAGGAAGGATTTCGTTCTCAGCCTGAATGGGATGTCCTCTCTGCACTCCGGCTCTGGTGGCGCTTattatcatcatcaccaccatcatcaccagCTGCACCATCACCAGAGTGCCTATCAGGACGTCAAGCCTTGCGTCATTTAA